In Tachypleus tridentatus isolate NWPU-2018 chromosome 7, ASM421037v1, whole genome shotgun sequence, a genomic segment contains:
- the neur gene encoding E3 ubiquitin-protein ligase neur isoform X3 — MGATTSSSLSTSRMSSSYSRSPSNQRTNNLPPLLFHSVHGENIRVSRDGAVARRTESFCKGIAFSSRPVQVNERVILKFAETSSSWSGALRFGFTANDPSNFRSALPKYACPDLTNKPGNWAKALGERFARRDTVLIYFVDDNGDVHFSINGEEKGIFFSGVNVSTPLWALLDVYGNTVAMELVDSRQHLNNTRRQQSTPDIDSIIPAFSAITLETSEPELPVRVYRGITFSQLQFHRTKGCNINLSNDRTVAERNDSHYCYGYVFTSRPLRVGERLVIQVTKTEQMYVGALAFGLTSCDPATVNGIDLPEDADSLLDRPEYWVVKKDIGNSPQLGDELTFLITNSGEVQFIKNRQAPTTVMHVDHTLNLWAFLDLYGNTTRVRLLGTTTEIPAVQGSLTRRSLGSIPLSTSVDSGMSGGFNEIDKSPTGSLTVRLPMQEGSSTSGDPGDNSGNECAICYERQTDSVLYTCGHMCMCFECAVQQWKGQGDGQCPICRAPIRDVIRIYKS; from the exons cTTCTTCTTACTCCCGTAGTCCTAGCAACCAAAGGACTAACAACCTACCACCCCTCCTCTTCCACAGTGTACATGGAGAAAACATCAGGGTGTCAAGAGATGGTGCTGTGGCCCGTCGGACGGAGAGTTTCTGTAAGGGTATTGCATTCAGCAGCAGACCAGTTCAAGTAAACGAACGTGTTATCTTAAAGTTTGCTGAAACTTCCAGTAGTTGGAGTGGAGCTCTACGTTTCGGATTTACTGCCAATGACCCCTCAAACTTTCGTTCAGCCTTACCCAAGTATGCTTGCCCAGACTTGACTAATAAGCCTGGAAATTGGGCAAAGGCCCTTGGTGAACGGTTTGCCAGGAGAGATACAGTTCTAATTTATTTTGTGGATGACAATGGTGATGTTCACTTTTCTATTAATGGGGAGGAGAAAGGAATATTTTTCAGTGGAGTAAACGTGAGCACGCCCTTATGGGCGTTACTGGACGTCTATGGAAACACTGTGGCAATGGAACTTGTGG ATTCAAGACAACATCTGAACAACACTAGGAGGCAGCAGAGTACTCCCGATATTGATTCTATCATTCCAGCCTTTTCAGCTATTACTTTGGAAACTTCGGAGCCTGAGCTACCTGTTAGAGTCTATCGAGGCATAACATTTTCACAGTTACAGTTCCACCGCACTAAAGGTTGCAACATAAACCTTTCAAATGACAG GACGGTTGCAGAAAGAAACGATAGTCATTATTGTTATGGGTACGTCTTCACCTCTCGCCCATTACGAGTGGGTGAACGACTTGTTATCCAGGTCACTAAGACAGAGCAAATGTATGTTGGGGCTCTAGCCTTTGGGCTGACAAGTTGTGACCCTGCCACTGTAAATGGAATCGATCTACCTGAAGATGCAGACTCCCTGTTAGACAGGCCAGAGTATTGGGTGGTGAAGAAAGATATTGGTAATTCTCCTCAACTTGGAGATGAGTTGACGTTTCTAATTACTAACAGTG GTGAAgtacagtttataaaaaacaggCAAGCTCCAACCACTGTGATGCATGTCGACCATACTCTTAATTTGTGGGCTTTCCTTGATCTGTATGGAAACACAACTAGAGTCCGACTATTAG GTACAACAACAGAAATTCCAGCTGTTCAAGGCTCATTAACCCGTAGGTCATTAGGAAGCATACCTTTAAGCACTTCAGtagacagcggtatgtctggcgGCTTTAACGAGATTGATAAGTCACCAACTGGTAGCCTCACTGTACGACTTCCAATGCAAGAAGGATCTAGTACAAGTGGTG atCCTGGTGACAACTCAGGAAATGAGTGTGCTATTTGTTATGAGAGGCAAACTGATAGTGTACTCTACACATGTGGGCACATGTGTATGTGTTTTGAATGTGCTGTGCAACAATGGAAGGGACAAGGAGATGGCCAGTGTCCAATCTGCCGGGCACCCATTCGAGACGTGATTCGTATTTACAAGTCCTGA
- the neur gene encoding E3 ubiquitin-protein ligase neur isoform X5, whose protein sequence is MGATTSSSLSTSRMSSSYSRSPSNQRTNNLPPLLFHSVHGENIRVSRDGAVARRTESFCKGIAFSSRPVQVNERVILKFAETSSSWSGALRFGFTANDPSNFRSALPKYACPDLTNKPGNWAKALGERFARRDTVLIYFVDDNGDVHFSINGEEKGIFFSGVNVSTPLWALLDVYGNTVAMELVDSRQHLNNTRRQQSTPDIDSIIPAFSAITLETSEPELPVRVYRGITFSQLQFHRTKGCNINLSNDRTVAERNDSHYCYGYVFTSRPLRVGERLVIQVTKTEQMYVGALAFGLTSCDPATVNGIDLPEDADSLLDRPEYWVVKKDIGEVQFIKNRQAPTTVMHVDHTLNLWAFLDLYGNTTRVRLLGTTTEIPAVQGSLTRRSLGSIPLSTSVDSGMSGGFNEIDKSPTGSLTVRLPMQEGSSTSGGEIILHPGDNSGNECAICYERQTDSVLYTCGHMCMCFECAVQQWKGQGDGQCPICRAPIRDVIRIYKS, encoded by the exons cTTCTTCTTACTCCCGTAGTCCTAGCAACCAAAGGACTAACAACCTACCACCCCTCCTCTTCCACAGTGTACATGGAGAAAACATCAGGGTGTCAAGAGATGGTGCTGTGGCCCGTCGGACGGAGAGTTTCTGTAAGGGTATTGCATTCAGCAGCAGACCAGTTCAAGTAAACGAACGTGTTATCTTAAAGTTTGCTGAAACTTCCAGTAGTTGGAGTGGAGCTCTACGTTTCGGATTTACTGCCAATGACCCCTCAAACTTTCGTTCAGCCTTACCCAAGTATGCTTGCCCAGACTTGACTAATAAGCCTGGAAATTGGGCAAAGGCCCTTGGTGAACGGTTTGCCAGGAGAGATACAGTTCTAATTTATTTTGTGGATGACAATGGTGATGTTCACTTTTCTATTAATGGGGAGGAGAAAGGAATATTTTTCAGTGGAGTAAACGTGAGCACGCCCTTATGGGCGTTACTGGACGTCTATGGAAACACTGTGGCAATGGAACTTGTGG ATTCAAGACAACATCTGAACAACACTAGGAGGCAGCAGAGTACTCCCGATATTGATTCTATCATTCCAGCCTTTTCAGCTATTACTTTGGAAACTTCGGAGCCTGAGCTACCTGTTAGAGTCTATCGAGGCATAACATTTTCACAGTTACAGTTCCACCGCACTAAAGGTTGCAACATAAACCTTTCAAATGACAG GACGGTTGCAGAAAGAAACGATAGTCATTATTGTTATGGGTACGTCTTCACCTCTCGCCCATTACGAGTGGGTGAACGACTTGTTATCCAGGTCACTAAGACAGAGCAAATGTATGTTGGGGCTCTAGCCTTTGGGCTGACAAGTTGTGACCCTGCCACTGTAAATGGAATCGATCTACCTGAAGATGCAGACTCCCTGTTAGACAGGCCAGAGTATTGGGTGGTGAAGAAAGATATTG GTGAAgtacagtttataaaaaacaggCAAGCTCCAACCACTGTGATGCATGTCGACCATACTCTTAATTTGTGGGCTTTCCTTGATCTGTATGGAAACACAACTAGAGTCCGACTATTAG GTACAACAACAGAAATTCCAGCTGTTCAAGGCTCATTAACCCGTAGGTCATTAGGAAGCATACCTTTAAGCACTTCAGtagacagcggtatgtctggcgGCTTTAACGAGATTGATAAGTCACCAACTGGTAGCCTCACTGTACGACTTCCAATGCAAGAAGGATCTAGTACAAGTGGTGGTGAGATTATTCTGC atCCTGGTGACAACTCAGGAAATGAGTGTGCTATTTGTTATGAGAGGCAAACTGATAGTGTACTCTACACATGTGGGCACATGTGTATGTGTTTTGAATGTGCTGTGCAACAATGGAAGGGACAAGGAGATGGCCAGTGTCCAATCTGCCGGGCACCCATTCGAGACGTGATTCGTATTTACAAGTCCTGA
- the neur gene encoding E3 ubiquitin-protein ligase neur isoform X2: MKVLKKIKRLASSYSRSPSNQRTNNLPPLLFHSVHGENIRVSRDGAVARRTESFCKGIAFSSRPVQVNERVILKFAETSSSWSGALRFGFTANDPSNFRSALPKYACPDLTNKPGNWAKALGERFARRDTVLIYFVDDNGDVHFSINGEEKGIFFSGVNVSTPLWALLDVYGNTVAMELVDSRQHLNNTRRQQSTPDIDSIIPAFSAITLETSEPELPVRVYRGITFSQLQFHRTKGCNINLSNDRTVAERNDSHYCYGYVFTSRPLRVGERLVIQVTKTEQMYVGALAFGLTSCDPATVNGIDLPEDADSLLDRPEYWVVKKDIGNSPQLGDELTFLITNSGEVQFIKNRQAPTTVMHVDHTLNLWAFLDLYGNTTRVRLLGTTTEIPAVQGSLTRRSLGSIPLSTSVDSGMSGGFNEIDKSPTGSLTVRLPMQEGSSTSGGEIILHPGDNSGNECAICYERQTDSVLYTCGHMCMCFECAVQQWKGQGDGQCPICRAPIRDVIRIYKS; the protein is encoded by the exons cTTCTTCTTACTCCCGTAGTCCTAGCAACCAAAGGACTAACAACCTACCACCCCTCCTCTTCCACAGTGTACATGGAGAAAACATCAGGGTGTCAAGAGATGGTGCTGTGGCCCGTCGGACGGAGAGTTTCTGTAAGGGTATTGCATTCAGCAGCAGACCAGTTCAAGTAAACGAACGTGTTATCTTAAAGTTTGCTGAAACTTCCAGTAGTTGGAGTGGAGCTCTACGTTTCGGATTTACTGCCAATGACCCCTCAAACTTTCGTTCAGCCTTACCCAAGTATGCTTGCCCAGACTTGACTAATAAGCCTGGAAATTGGGCAAAGGCCCTTGGTGAACGGTTTGCCAGGAGAGATACAGTTCTAATTTATTTTGTGGATGACAATGGTGATGTTCACTTTTCTATTAATGGGGAGGAGAAAGGAATATTTTTCAGTGGAGTAAACGTGAGCACGCCCTTATGGGCGTTACTGGACGTCTATGGAAACACTGTGGCAATGGAACTTGTGG ATTCAAGACAACATCTGAACAACACTAGGAGGCAGCAGAGTACTCCCGATATTGATTCTATCATTCCAGCCTTTTCAGCTATTACTTTGGAAACTTCGGAGCCTGAGCTACCTGTTAGAGTCTATCGAGGCATAACATTTTCACAGTTACAGTTCCACCGCACTAAAGGTTGCAACATAAACCTTTCAAATGACAG GACGGTTGCAGAAAGAAACGATAGTCATTATTGTTATGGGTACGTCTTCACCTCTCGCCCATTACGAGTGGGTGAACGACTTGTTATCCAGGTCACTAAGACAGAGCAAATGTATGTTGGGGCTCTAGCCTTTGGGCTGACAAGTTGTGACCCTGCCACTGTAAATGGAATCGATCTACCTGAAGATGCAGACTCCCTGTTAGACAGGCCAGAGTATTGGGTGGTGAAGAAAGATATTGGTAATTCTCCTCAACTTGGAGATGAGTTGACGTTTCTAATTACTAACAGTG GTGAAgtacagtttataaaaaacaggCAAGCTCCAACCACTGTGATGCATGTCGACCATACTCTTAATTTGTGGGCTTTCCTTGATCTGTATGGAAACACAACTAGAGTCCGACTATTAG GTACAACAACAGAAATTCCAGCTGTTCAAGGCTCATTAACCCGTAGGTCATTAGGAAGCATACCTTTAAGCACTTCAGtagacagcggtatgtctggcgGCTTTAACGAGATTGATAAGTCACCAACTGGTAGCCTCACTGTACGACTTCCAATGCAAGAAGGATCTAGTACAAGTGGTGGTGAGATTATTCTGC atCCTGGTGACAACTCAGGAAATGAGTGTGCTATTTGTTATGAGAGGCAAACTGATAGTGTACTCTACACATGTGGGCACATGTGTATGTGTTTTGAATGTGCTGTGCAACAATGGAAGGGACAAGGAGATGGCCAGTGTCCAATCTGCCGGGCACCCATTCGAGACGTGATTCGTATTTACAAGTCCTGA
- the neur gene encoding E3 ubiquitin-protein ligase neur isoform X1 has protein sequence MGATTSSSLSTSRMSSSYSRSPSNQRTNNLPPLLFHSVHGENIRVSRDGAVARRTESFCKGIAFSSRPVQVNERVILKFAETSSSWSGALRFGFTANDPSNFRSALPKYACPDLTNKPGNWAKALGERFARRDTVLIYFVDDNGDVHFSINGEEKGIFFSGVNVSTPLWALLDVYGNTVAMELVDSRQHLNNTRRQQSTPDIDSIIPAFSAITLETSEPELPVRVYRGITFSQLQFHRTKGCNINLSNDRTVAERNDSHYCYGYVFTSRPLRVGERLVIQVTKTEQMYVGALAFGLTSCDPATVNGIDLPEDADSLLDRPEYWVVKKDIGNSPQLGDELTFLITNSGEVQFIKNRQAPTTVMHVDHTLNLWAFLDLYGNTTRVRLLGTTTEIPAVQGSLTRRSLGSIPLSTSVDSGMSGGFNEIDKSPTGSLTVRLPMQEGSSTSGGEIILHPGDNSGNECAICYERQTDSVLYTCGHMCMCFECAVQQWKGQGDGQCPICRAPIRDVIRIYKS, from the exons cTTCTTCTTACTCCCGTAGTCCTAGCAACCAAAGGACTAACAACCTACCACCCCTCCTCTTCCACAGTGTACATGGAGAAAACATCAGGGTGTCAAGAGATGGTGCTGTGGCCCGTCGGACGGAGAGTTTCTGTAAGGGTATTGCATTCAGCAGCAGACCAGTTCAAGTAAACGAACGTGTTATCTTAAAGTTTGCTGAAACTTCCAGTAGTTGGAGTGGAGCTCTACGTTTCGGATTTACTGCCAATGACCCCTCAAACTTTCGTTCAGCCTTACCCAAGTATGCTTGCCCAGACTTGACTAATAAGCCTGGAAATTGGGCAAAGGCCCTTGGTGAACGGTTTGCCAGGAGAGATACAGTTCTAATTTATTTTGTGGATGACAATGGTGATGTTCACTTTTCTATTAATGGGGAGGAGAAAGGAATATTTTTCAGTGGAGTAAACGTGAGCACGCCCTTATGGGCGTTACTGGACGTCTATGGAAACACTGTGGCAATGGAACTTGTGG ATTCAAGACAACATCTGAACAACACTAGGAGGCAGCAGAGTACTCCCGATATTGATTCTATCATTCCAGCCTTTTCAGCTATTACTTTGGAAACTTCGGAGCCTGAGCTACCTGTTAGAGTCTATCGAGGCATAACATTTTCACAGTTACAGTTCCACCGCACTAAAGGTTGCAACATAAACCTTTCAAATGACAG GACGGTTGCAGAAAGAAACGATAGTCATTATTGTTATGGGTACGTCTTCACCTCTCGCCCATTACGAGTGGGTGAACGACTTGTTATCCAGGTCACTAAGACAGAGCAAATGTATGTTGGGGCTCTAGCCTTTGGGCTGACAAGTTGTGACCCTGCCACTGTAAATGGAATCGATCTACCTGAAGATGCAGACTCCCTGTTAGACAGGCCAGAGTATTGGGTGGTGAAGAAAGATATTGGTAATTCTCCTCAACTTGGAGATGAGTTGACGTTTCTAATTACTAACAGTG GTGAAgtacagtttataaaaaacaggCAAGCTCCAACCACTGTGATGCATGTCGACCATACTCTTAATTTGTGGGCTTTCCTTGATCTGTATGGAAACACAACTAGAGTCCGACTATTAG GTACAACAACAGAAATTCCAGCTGTTCAAGGCTCATTAACCCGTAGGTCATTAGGAAGCATACCTTTAAGCACTTCAGtagacagcggtatgtctggcgGCTTTAACGAGATTGATAAGTCACCAACTGGTAGCCTCACTGTACGACTTCCAATGCAAGAAGGATCTAGTACAAGTGGTGGTGAGATTATTCTGC atCCTGGTGACAACTCAGGAAATGAGTGTGCTATTTGTTATGAGAGGCAAACTGATAGTGTACTCTACACATGTGGGCACATGTGTATGTGTTTTGAATGTGCTGTGCAACAATGGAAGGGACAAGGAGATGGCCAGTGTCCAATCTGCCGGGCACCCATTCGAGACGTGATTCGTATTTACAAGTCCTGA
- the neur gene encoding E3 ubiquitin-protein ligase neur isoform X6: protein MGATTSSSLSTSRMSSSYSRSPSNQRTNNLPPLLFHSVHGENIRVSRDGAVARRTESFCKGIAFSSRPVQVNERVILKFAETSSSWSGALRFGFTANDPSNFRSALPKYACPDLTNKPGNWAKALGERFARRDTVLIYFVDDNGDVHFSINGEEKGIFFSGVNVSTPLWALLDVYGNTVAMELVDSRQHLNNTRRQQSTPDIDSIIPAFSAITLETSEPELPVRVYRGITFSQLQFHRTKGCNINLSNDRTVAERNDSHYCYGYVFTSRPLRVGERLVIQVTKTEQMYVGALAFGLTSCDPATVNGIDLPEDADSLLDRPEYWVVKKDIGEVQFIKNRQAPTTVMHVDHTLNLWAFLDLYGNTTRVRLLGTTTEIPAVQGSLTRRSLGSIPLSTSVDSGMSGGFNEIDKSPTGSLTVRLPMQEGSSTSGDPGDNSGNECAICYERQTDSVLYTCGHMCMCFECAVQQWKGQGDGQCPICRAPIRDVIRIYKS from the exons cTTCTTCTTACTCCCGTAGTCCTAGCAACCAAAGGACTAACAACCTACCACCCCTCCTCTTCCACAGTGTACATGGAGAAAACATCAGGGTGTCAAGAGATGGTGCTGTGGCCCGTCGGACGGAGAGTTTCTGTAAGGGTATTGCATTCAGCAGCAGACCAGTTCAAGTAAACGAACGTGTTATCTTAAAGTTTGCTGAAACTTCCAGTAGTTGGAGTGGAGCTCTACGTTTCGGATTTACTGCCAATGACCCCTCAAACTTTCGTTCAGCCTTACCCAAGTATGCTTGCCCAGACTTGACTAATAAGCCTGGAAATTGGGCAAAGGCCCTTGGTGAACGGTTTGCCAGGAGAGATACAGTTCTAATTTATTTTGTGGATGACAATGGTGATGTTCACTTTTCTATTAATGGGGAGGAGAAAGGAATATTTTTCAGTGGAGTAAACGTGAGCACGCCCTTATGGGCGTTACTGGACGTCTATGGAAACACTGTGGCAATGGAACTTGTGG ATTCAAGACAACATCTGAACAACACTAGGAGGCAGCAGAGTACTCCCGATATTGATTCTATCATTCCAGCCTTTTCAGCTATTACTTTGGAAACTTCGGAGCCTGAGCTACCTGTTAGAGTCTATCGAGGCATAACATTTTCACAGTTACAGTTCCACCGCACTAAAGGTTGCAACATAAACCTTTCAAATGACAG GACGGTTGCAGAAAGAAACGATAGTCATTATTGTTATGGGTACGTCTTCACCTCTCGCCCATTACGAGTGGGTGAACGACTTGTTATCCAGGTCACTAAGACAGAGCAAATGTATGTTGGGGCTCTAGCCTTTGGGCTGACAAGTTGTGACCCTGCCACTGTAAATGGAATCGATCTACCTGAAGATGCAGACTCCCTGTTAGACAGGCCAGAGTATTGGGTGGTGAAGAAAGATATTG GTGAAgtacagtttataaaaaacaggCAAGCTCCAACCACTGTGATGCATGTCGACCATACTCTTAATTTGTGGGCTTTCCTTGATCTGTATGGAAACACAACTAGAGTCCGACTATTAG GTACAACAACAGAAATTCCAGCTGTTCAAGGCTCATTAACCCGTAGGTCATTAGGAAGCATACCTTTAAGCACTTCAGtagacagcggtatgtctggcgGCTTTAACGAGATTGATAAGTCACCAACTGGTAGCCTCACTGTACGACTTCCAATGCAAGAAGGATCTAGTACAAGTGGTG atCCTGGTGACAACTCAGGAAATGAGTGTGCTATTTGTTATGAGAGGCAAACTGATAGTGTACTCTACACATGTGGGCACATGTGTATGTGTTTTGAATGTGCTGTGCAACAATGGAAGGGACAAGGAGATGGCCAGTGTCCAATCTGCCGGGCACCCATTCGAGACGTGATTCGTATTTACAAGTCCTGA
- the neur gene encoding E3 ubiquitin-protein ligase neur isoform X4 — protein sequence MKVLKKIKRLASSYSRSPSNQRTNNLPPLLFHSVHGENIRVSRDGAVARRTESFCKGIAFSSRPVQVNERVILKFAETSSSWSGALRFGFTANDPSNFRSALPKYACPDLTNKPGNWAKALGERFARRDTVLIYFVDDNGDVHFSINGEEKGIFFSGVNVSTPLWALLDVYGNTVAMELVDSRQHLNNTRRQQSTPDIDSIIPAFSAITLETSEPELPVRVYRGITFSQLQFHRTKGCNINLSNDRTVAERNDSHYCYGYVFTSRPLRVGERLVIQVTKTEQMYVGALAFGLTSCDPATVNGIDLPEDADSLLDRPEYWVVKKDIGNSPQLGDELTFLITNSGEVQFIKNRQAPTTVMHVDHTLNLWAFLDLYGNTTRVRLLGTTTEIPAVQGSLTRRSLGSIPLSTSVDSGMSGGFNEIDKSPTGSLTVRLPMQEGSSTSGDPGDNSGNECAICYERQTDSVLYTCGHMCMCFECAVQQWKGQGDGQCPICRAPIRDVIRIYKS from the exons cTTCTTCTTACTCCCGTAGTCCTAGCAACCAAAGGACTAACAACCTACCACCCCTCCTCTTCCACAGTGTACATGGAGAAAACATCAGGGTGTCAAGAGATGGTGCTGTGGCCCGTCGGACGGAGAGTTTCTGTAAGGGTATTGCATTCAGCAGCAGACCAGTTCAAGTAAACGAACGTGTTATCTTAAAGTTTGCTGAAACTTCCAGTAGTTGGAGTGGAGCTCTACGTTTCGGATTTACTGCCAATGACCCCTCAAACTTTCGTTCAGCCTTACCCAAGTATGCTTGCCCAGACTTGACTAATAAGCCTGGAAATTGGGCAAAGGCCCTTGGTGAACGGTTTGCCAGGAGAGATACAGTTCTAATTTATTTTGTGGATGACAATGGTGATGTTCACTTTTCTATTAATGGGGAGGAGAAAGGAATATTTTTCAGTGGAGTAAACGTGAGCACGCCCTTATGGGCGTTACTGGACGTCTATGGAAACACTGTGGCAATGGAACTTGTGG ATTCAAGACAACATCTGAACAACACTAGGAGGCAGCAGAGTACTCCCGATATTGATTCTATCATTCCAGCCTTTTCAGCTATTACTTTGGAAACTTCGGAGCCTGAGCTACCTGTTAGAGTCTATCGAGGCATAACATTTTCACAGTTACAGTTCCACCGCACTAAAGGTTGCAACATAAACCTTTCAAATGACAG GACGGTTGCAGAAAGAAACGATAGTCATTATTGTTATGGGTACGTCTTCACCTCTCGCCCATTACGAGTGGGTGAACGACTTGTTATCCAGGTCACTAAGACAGAGCAAATGTATGTTGGGGCTCTAGCCTTTGGGCTGACAAGTTGTGACCCTGCCACTGTAAATGGAATCGATCTACCTGAAGATGCAGACTCCCTGTTAGACAGGCCAGAGTATTGGGTGGTGAAGAAAGATATTGGTAATTCTCCTCAACTTGGAGATGAGTTGACGTTTCTAATTACTAACAGTG GTGAAgtacagtttataaaaaacaggCAAGCTCCAACCACTGTGATGCATGTCGACCATACTCTTAATTTGTGGGCTTTCCTTGATCTGTATGGAAACACAACTAGAGTCCGACTATTAG GTACAACAACAGAAATTCCAGCTGTTCAAGGCTCATTAACCCGTAGGTCATTAGGAAGCATACCTTTAAGCACTTCAGtagacagcggtatgtctggcgGCTTTAACGAGATTGATAAGTCACCAACTGGTAGCCTCACTGTACGACTTCCAATGCAAGAAGGATCTAGTACAAGTGGTG atCCTGGTGACAACTCAGGAAATGAGTGTGCTATTTGTTATGAGAGGCAAACTGATAGTGTACTCTACACATGTGGGCACATGTGTATGTGTTTTGAATGTGCTGTGCAACAATGGAAGGGACAAGGAGATGGCCAGTGTCCAATCTGCCGGGCACCCATTCGAGACGTGATTCGTATTTACAAGTCCTGA